A section of the Carya illinoinensis cultivar Pawnee chromosome 12, C.illinoinensisPawnee_v1, whole genome shotgun sequence genome encodes:
- the LOC122290497 gene encoding probable ubiquitin-conjugating enzyme E2 26 isoform X1, protein MKPTDSAAAAAMKRVFSENGSLFMDPEVVEIPPTIFRPYKLFREKEVILHDVIDIDKDLDSSDVMFGNEKFDASNKGKAIEDVSHGSDDHQAKEALVNYLLGASGVETLDPVNGAESPESFSPVLHNIINLDSHGSDLSYDENNDVYVDDFMDVDEYAIVQAHFDSMNIPPGIEAPIPWLPYFAQHKKKPITGGTSHSTGAQIHLDSAGTTEIASRSSLPAKPVHINRKPISVHSSGVQTKMDSMVHPPEMDLSSPRNQPLVSSDKKKSSTLTHRGSALNLPSGKESKPRWFLEAFKGKKKPLASSNSSNYSYVNQFNQLLPPGVDSSIWGHYTPEMVKTQVGTSTSHYPMFTVHGDASNQPPGVEPSTPWWQDALKTKIMKPSFTNHAAYSGFYVPFHGLNSPEEVADNPWVPNFIQNQSNIADGNSAFTVEAISVGDKDENFRKFQLFKQFDTVEDHSDHHYSGHGSSMKQSSKNWAKRIQEEWKILEKDLPDTIFVRVYETRMDLLRAVIIGAEGTPYHDGLFFFDFFFPSGYPNVPPHVYYHSGGLRLNPNLYNCGKVCLSLLNTWSGNKNEKWIPGVSTILQVLVSTQGLILNAKPYFNEPGYAHMSGSDSGEMRSQHYNEEVFILSLRTMIYTMRRPPKPFSDFVLGHFCNRAHDILVACKAYMDGAQVGCLVKGGVQDVDVSDKSCSRGFKTVLAGYVDMLVKAFTKIGAEDCEKFLSTAKNGNKQDSEMPKAAARAFSL, encoded by the exons ATGAAGCCGACCGATTCAGCCGCCGCCGCCGCCAT GAAACGAGTGTTTTCCGAAAACGGCTCTTTGTTCATGGACCCCGAAGTCGTCGAAATCCCGCCGACGATTTTCCGACCTTACAAATTGTTCAGAGAAAAAGAG GTTATTCTGCATGATGTGATTGATATAGACAAAGATCTAGATTCTTCTGATGTCATGTTCGGTAATGAAAAATTTGATGCAAGTAACAAAGGGAAAGCAATAGAAGATGTTTCTCATGGTTCTGATGATCATCAAGCCAAG gAAGCTTTGGTCAATTATCTTTTAGGTGCTTCTGGTGTGGAAACCCTTGATCCAGTGAATGGGGCTGAATCTCCAGAGAGTTTTTCCCCTGTGTTGCATAATATAATCAACCTTGACAGTCATGGTTCTGATCTATCTTATGATGAAAATAATgatgtttatgttgatgattttaTGGATGTTGATGAGTATGCCATTGTGCAAGCCCACTTTGATAGCATGAATATTCCTCCTGGAATAGAGGCACCTATTCCTTGGTTGCCATATTTTGCTCAACATAAGAAAAAGCCAATTACTGGAGGTACTTCACACTCTACGGGAGCTCAAATCCACTTGGATTCTGCTGGTACCACTGAGATAGCATCAAGGTCTTCATTGCCAGCAAAGCCTGTTCACATCAACAGGAAGCCAATTTCCGTGCACAGTTCAGGTGTGCAAACCAAGATGGATTCCATGGTTCACCCTCCTGAAATGGATCTGTCTTCACCTCGGAATCAGCCACTAGTTTCCTCTGATAAAAAGAAATCATCTACTTTGACGCATAGAGGAAGTGCTCTGAATCTCCCATCTGGGAAAGAATCTAAACCACGCTGGTTTTTGGAGGCTTTCAAAGGCAAGAAGAAGCCACTTGCTTCAAGCAATTCAAGTAATTATAGTTATGTAAATCAGTTTAACCAATTACTCCCTCCTGGAGTTGACTCATCTATTTGGGGACATTATACGCCCGAGATGGTAAAGACGCAAGTTGGTACAAGTACTTCACATTATCCAATGTTCACAGTCCATGGGGATGCATCGAATCAACCTCCTGGGGTCGAACCATCTACACCCTGGTGGCAGGATGctttaaaaactaaaatcatGAAGCCTTCTTTTACCAACCATGCAGCCTATTCCGGGTTTTATGTTCCATTTCATGGTTTAAATTCTCCTGAAGAAGTGGCAGATAACCCCTGGGTTCCgaattttatccaaaatcagTCTAATATTGCTGATGGTAATTCAGCATTTACCGTTGAGGCAATCTCTGTCGGGGACAAAGATGAAAATTTCAGAAAGTTCCAGCTTTTTAAACAATTTGATACTGTTGAAGATCACTCAGACCATCACTATTCTGGTCATGGTTCCTCCATGAAGCAG TCGTCAAAGAATTGGGCAAAGAGGATTCAGGAGGAGTGGAAGATCCTGGAGAAGGATTTACCTG ATACAATATTTGTTAGGGTTTACGAAACAAGGATGGATCTTCTGCGGGCTGTCATCATCGGAGCAGAAGGCACTCCCTACCATGATGGTCTATTCTTCTTTGATTTCTTCTTCCCCAGTGGCTATCCTAATGTACCACCG CATGTCTACTACCACTCTGGTGGCCTTCGACTGAATCCTAATTTGTACAATTGCGGGAAAGTATGCCTCAGTCTTCTTAACACATGGTCTGGAAACAAGAACGAGAAGTGGATACCGGGTGTCTCAACTATACTACAAGTTCTTGTCTCCACACAAGGGTTGATCTTGAATGCAAAGCCCTATTTTAATGAGCCTGGCTATGCACATATGAGTGGCTCAGACTCTGGTGAAATGAGGTCCCAGCATTACAATGAGGAAGTGTTTATCCTCTCATTGAGGACAATGATTTACACAATGAGGAGGCCACCAAAG CCTTTTTCGGACTTTGTTCTGGGACATTTCTGCAATCGTGCACATGATATTCTGGTGGCATGTAAAGCATATATGGATGGTGCTCAAGTAGGATGCTTGGTCAAGGGTGGGGTGCAGGATGTTGATGTTAGTGACAAGAGCTGCTCAAGAGGGTTTAAGACTGTTTTGGCCGGGTATGTGGATATGCTTGTGAAAGCATTTACCAAAATTGGGGCCGAGGACTGTGAGAAATTCCTTTCAACTGCAAAGAATGGGAACAAGCAGGACTCTGAGATGCCTAAGGCTGCAGCACGAGCCTTTTCTTTGTGA
- the LOC122290497 gene encoding probable ubiquitin-conjugating enzyme E2 26 isoform X2, which yields MFGNEKFDASNKGKAIEDVSHGSDDHQAKEALVNYLLGASGVETLDPVNGAESPESFSPVLHNIINLDSHGSDLSYDENNDVYVDDFMDVDEYAIVQAHFDSMNIPPGIEAPIPWLPYFAQHKKKPITGGTSHSTGAQIHLDSAGTTEIASRSSLPAKPVHINRKPISVHSSGVQTKMDSMVHPPEMDLSSPRNQPLVSSDKKKSSTLTHRGSALNLPSGKESKPRWFLEAFKGKKKPLASSNSSNYSYVNQFNQLLPPGVDSSIWGHYTPEMVKTQVGTSTSHYPMFTVHGDASNQPPGVEPSTPWWQDALKTKIMKPSFTNHAAYSGFYVPFHGLNSPEEVADNPWVPNFIQNQSNIADGNSAFTVEAISVGDKDENFRKFQLFKQFDTVEDHSDHHYSGHGSSMKQSSKNWAKRIQEEWKILEKDLPDTIFVRVYETRMDLLRAVIIGAEGTPYHDGLFFFDFFFPSGYPNVPPHVYYHSGGLRLNPNLYNCGKVCLSLLNTWSGNKNEKWIPGVSTILQVLVSTQGLILNAKPYFNEPGYAHMSGSDSGEMRSQHYNEEVFILSLRTMIYTMRRPPKPFSDFVLGHFCNRAHDILVACKAYMDGAQVGCLVKGGVQDVDVSDKSCSRGFKTVLAGYVDMLVKAFTKIGAEDCEKFLSTAKNGNKQDSEMPKAAARAFSL from the exons ATGTTCGGTAATGAAAAATTTGATGCAAGTAACAAAGGGAAAGCAATAGAAGATGTTTCTCATGGTTCTGATGATCATCAAGCCAAG gAAGCTTTGGTCAATTATCTTTTAGGTGCTTCTGGTGTGGAAACCCTTGATCCAGTGAATGGGGCTGAATCTCCAGAGAGTTTTTCCCCTGTGTTGCATAATATAATCAACCTTGACAGTCATGGTTCTGATCTATCTTATGATGAAAATAATgatgtttatgttgatgattttaTGGATGTTGATGAGTATGCCATTGTGCAAGCCCACTTTGATAGCATGAATATTCCTCCTGGAATAGAGGCACCTATTCCTTGGTTGCCATATTTTGCTCAACATAAGAAAAAGCCAATTACTGGAGGTACTTCACACTCTACGGGAGCTCAAATCCACTTGGATTCTGCTGGTACCACTGAGATAGCATCAAGGTCTTCATTGCCAGCAAAGCCTGTTCACATCAACAGGAAGCCAATTTCCGTGCACAGTTCAGGTGTGCAAACCAAGATGGATTCCATGGTTCACCCTCCTGAAATGGATCTGTCTTCACCTCGGAATCAGCCACTAGTTTCCTCTGATAAAAAGAAATCATCTACTTTGACGCATAGAGGAAGTGCTCTGAATCTCCCATCTGGGAAAGAATCTAAACCACGCTGGTTTTTGGAGGCTTTCAAAGGCAAGAAGAAGCCACTTGCTTCAAGCAATTCAAGTAATTATAGTTATGTAAATCAGTTTAACCAATTACTCCCTCCTGGAGTTGACTCATCTATTTGGGGACATTATACGCCCGAGATGGTAAAGACGCAAGTTGGTACAAGTACTTCACATTATCCAATGTTCACAGTCCATGGGGATGCATCGAATCAACCTCCTGGGGTCGAACCATCTACACCCTGGTGGCAGGATGctttaaaaactaaaatcatGAAGCCTTCTTTTACCAACCATGCAGCCTATTCCGGGTTTTATGTTCCATTTCATGGTTTAAATTCTCCTGAAGAAGTGGCAGATAACCCCTGGGTTCCgaattttatccaaaatcagTCTAATATTGCTGATGGTAATTCAGCATTTACCGTTGAGGCAATCTCTGTCGGGGACAAAGATGAAAATTTCAGAAAGTTCCAGCTTTTTAAACAATTTGATACTGTTGAAGATCACTCAGACCATCACTATTCTGGTCATGGTTCCTCCATGAAGCAG TCGTCAAAGAATTGGGCAAAGAGGATTCAGGAGGAGTGGAAGATCCTGGAGAAGGATTTACCTG ATACAATATTTGTTAGGGTTTACGAAACAAGGATGGATCTTCTGCGGGCTGTCATCATCGGAGCAGAAGGCACTCCCTACCATGATGGTCTATTCTTCTTTGATTTCTTCTTCCCCAGTGGCTATCCTAATGTACCACCG CATGTCTACTACCACTCTGGTGGCCTTCGACTGAATCCTAATTTGTACAATTGCGGGAAAGTATGCCTCAGTCTTCTTAACACATGGTCTGGAAACAAGAACGAGAAGTGGATACCGGGTGTCTCAACTATACTACAAGTTCTTGTCTCCACACAAGGGTTGATCTTGAATGCAAAGCCCTATTTTAATGAGCCTGGCTATGCACATATGAGTGGCTCAGACTCTGGTGAAATGAGGTCCCAGCATTACAATGAGGAAGTGTTTATCCTCTCATTGAGGACAATGATTTACACAATGAGGAGGCCACCAAAG CCTTTTTCGGACTTTGTTCTGGGACATTTCTGCAATCGTGCACATGATATTCTGGTGGCATGTAAAGCATATATGGATGGTGCTCAAGTAGGATGCTTGGTCAAGGGTGGGGTGCAGGATGTTGATGTTAGTGACAAGAGCTGCTCAAGAGGGTTTAAGACTGTTTTGGCCGGGTATGTGGATATGCTTGTGAAAGCATTTACCAAAATTGGGGCCGAGGACTGTGAGAAATTCCTTTCAACTGCAAAGAATGGGAACAAGCAGGACTCTGAGATGCCTAAGGCTGCAGCACGAGCCTTTTCTTTGTGA
- the LOC122290505 gene encoding cytochrome c oxidase copper chaperone 1-like, giving the protein MGPVKMGELPTVNSSSAIDFTASQQNQGSTVTTTPESKPKKKICCACPDTKKLRDECIVEHGEEACAKWIEAHRKCLRAEGFNV; this is encoded by the coding sequence ATGGGTCCAGTGAAGATGGGTGAGCTGCCCACAGTTAATTCTTCATCTGCCATAGATTTCACAGCTTCACAGCAGAACCAGGGGTCAACTGTTACAACTACTCCAGAATCCAAGCCAAAGAAAAAGATATGCTGTGCTTGCCCTGATACTAAGAAGCTGAGAGATGAATGCATAGTGGAACACGGTGAAGAAGCTTGTGCAAAATGGATTGAGGCTCACCGTAAGTGTCTTCGTGCAGAGGGATTCAATGTTTGA
- the LOC122290499 gene encoding probable hexosyltransferase MUCI70, whose amino-acid sequence MTGGSLGLRTGSYGSLQQQIQNGTLQTSQARKPSKMLLSSSREKEKLLPLICRYVGRRRVAMLLLIVLALLVFVFGSFTVNKESNITSHIGSMTPYRSDYPLSSNPPGVEDNHGNKNYFEEISLKGNDQSQASSFPPPPPPPTTTSSSATATSVTWSNPSLGHLCGNFVFPPPPPAGSKRIGPRPCPVCYLPVEQAIASMPSSPSASPVLRNLTYIRDEYPIKTETHGGSDFGGYPSLKQRNESFEIKESMAVHCGFVKGSKPGHQSGFDIDEADLLELEQFHEVIVASAIFGNYDIIQQPKNISEVARKNVRFYMFIDEETEAYMKNSSVLDSSKRVGLWRIIVVHNIPYTDPRRNGKVPKLLLHRIFPNVRYSIWIDGKLQLVVDPYQILERFLWRENANFAISRHYKRFDVFEEAEANKAAGKYDNASIDYQIEFYRREGLTPYSLAKLPITSDVPEGCVIIKEHIPITNLFTCLWFNEVDRFTPRDQLSFSTVRDKMMSTVSWGINMFMDCERRNFVIQAYHRDLLENMPPPVGRIIHSPPALPVYNPMVRPPMKKIIRRRGDRKSGQKRHRKVVAGHRDNNPF is encoded by the exons ATGACTGGGGGGTCATTGGGTTTACGTACGGGGAGTTATGGATCACTTCAACAACAGATACAGAACGGTACCTTGCAGACTTCTCAAGCGCGAAAACCTTCTAAGATGCTTCTTTCTAGTTCAAGGGAGAAGGAAAAGCTTCTCCCACTTATTTGCCGATACGTTGGTCGAAGGAGGGTTGCGATGCTCCTCTTGATTGTCCTCGCTCTTTTGGTTTTTGTATTCGGTTCCTTTACGGTTAATAAAG AATCGAACATCACTTCTCACATTGGAAGCATGACACCTTATCGGTCAGATTATCCTCTATCTTCAAATCCACCAGGAGTAGAAGATAATCATGGGAATAAGAATTATTTTGAAGAGATCTCTTTAAAAGGAAATGATCAAAGTCAAGCTTCAtcttttcctcctcctcctcctcctcctactACTACTTCTTCTAGTGCAACAGCTACAAGTGTTACATGGTCTAACCCGTCATTGGGCCATCTTTGTGGAAATTTTGTGTTTCCTCCTCCCCCACCAGCTGGTAGCAAAAGGATTGGACCACGCC catGCCCAGTATGTTATCTCCCTGTAGAGCAGGCTATAGCTAGTATGCCAAGCTCCCCATCAGCTTCACCAGTGCTACGTAATTTGACATATATCCGTGATGAATATCCTATCAAAACCGAGACTCATGGAGGCTCCGACTTTGGTGGATATCCTTCTTTAAAGCAGAGGAATGAGTCCTTCGAAATAAAAGAGTCAATGGCAGTGCACTGTGG aTTTGTTAAGGGAAGCAAACCCGGTCACCAGAGTGGATTTGATATTGATGAAGCTGACCTTCTAGAGTTGGAGCAGTTTCATGAGGTTATCGTTGCATCAGCCATATTTG GAAACTATGACATTATACAGCAGCCCAAGAACATTAGTGAAGTGGCAAGGAAAAATGTTcgtttttatatgtttatcgATGAAGAGACTGAAGCTTATATGAAGAATTCTAGTGTCTTGGACAGCAGTAAGAGGGTTGGGTTATGGAGAATTATTGTCGTTCATAATATTCCATACACTGATCCAAGACGTAATGGAAAG GTTCCAAAGCTTCTATTGCATAGGATCTTCCCCAATGTTCGGTATTCCATATGGATCGATGGAAAGCTCCAGCTTGTTGTGGATCCATATCAAATTCTTGAGAG GTTTTTGTGGCGTGAAAATGCTAATTTTGCCATCTCAAGACACTATAAGCGCTTTGATGTTTTTGAAGAGGCTGAAGCTAATAAAGCTGCTGGGAAATATGACAATGCCTCTATTGACTACCAGATTGAGTTTTATAGAAGGGAGGGCCTAACGCCATATTCTCTGGCTAAGCTTCCAATAACAAGTG ATGTTCCTGAAGGTTGTGTCATCATAAAGGAGCACATTCCCATCACAAATCTATTTACCTGTCTATGGTTCAATGAAGTTGATCGTTTTACTCCCAGGGATCAGTTAAGCTTTTCCACAGTGAGAGACAAAATGATGTCAACAGTGAGTTGGGGCATCAATATGTTTATGGATTGTGAAAGGCGTAACTTTGTGATACAG GCATACCACAGAGATTTATTGGAGAACATGCCTCCTCCAGTTGGTCGGATAATCCATTCTCCGCCTGCTTTGCCTGTCTATAATCCAATGGTAAGGCCTCCCATGAAGAAGATTATTAGGCGAAGAGGAGATAGGAAATCTGGTCAAAAGCGTCATCGTAAAGTTGTTGCTGGTCATAGAGACAACAACCCATTCTAg
- the LOC122290504 gene encoding uncharacterized protein LOC122290504 codes for MGSSGFFLICIPHSVIALTCGALMMFYSNEVSVFGHGTEIARKLQGSTPQDQLLIRTSDSFSGLLLFTIGLLLFMVAFVKDREFQSFFAKGCVLLHISVAVWRVYFERKLEDLARDWPRQVVGDIALALSWVFFLMYSWREKYD; via the coding sequence ATGGGATCATCTGGGTTTTTTCTTATATGTATTCCCCATTCTGTGATAGCACTGACTTGCGGAGCTTTAATGATGTTTTACTCCAATGAAGTCTCTGTTTTTGGCCATGGCACTGAGATCGCACGTAAGCTTCAAGGATCCACGCCCCAGGATCAGTTATTGATTCGGACCTCAGATTCCTTCTCGGGCTTGCTTTTATTTACCATTGGGTTACTTCTGTTCATGGTAGCTTTTGTTAAGGACAGGGAATTCCAGAGCTTCTTTGCAAAGGGGTGTGTGCTTCTTCACATTTCCGTGGCCGTTTGGAGAGTGTACTTTGAGAGGAAGCTCGAGGATCTCGCTCGTGATTGGCCGAGGCAGGTTGTTGGGGATATTGCACTGGCGCTTTCTTGGGTGTTTTTTCTCATGTACTCATGGAGAGAGAAGTATGATTAG